One part of the Torulaspora delbrueckii CBS 1146 chromosome 8, complete genome genome encodes these proteins:
- the TPD3 gene encoding protein phosphatase 2A structural subunit TPD3 (similar to Saccharomyces cerevisiae TPD3 (YAL016W); ancestral locus Anc_7.88), with protein sequence MASESVEGKDLYPLALLMDELKHDDIANRVEAMKKLDTIATALGPQRTRDELIPFLMEVAQDDEDEVFAVLADELGQFVPYVGGPEFATVLLPPLEILASTEETLVRDKAVGSLNKIAEQLSQEQLFHDFIPLIEHLATADWFSSKVSSCGLFKSVIPRVKDDGLRKELLALYLQMVQDETPMVRRTAAKNLPALIDLLTENPELSTNEDWDYISNMFQKIINDSQDSVKYLTVNCLISILKFFNTKGDHSHSKDLLDSATKLIGDEAWRVRYMAADKFEELAAQFSDNEAYMAELIQPFLNLCEDNESDVRKAIAKQVAGFAKLLQDPSDVLTKVLPAVQSLSMDESEAVRASLALTVTNLVTLMSKEEAIDHLLPILLNMLKDEFPDVRLNIIANLKAVNDVIGIDLLSESLLPAITELAKDVNWRVRMAIIDYIPILAEQLGVQFFDQQLSDLCLSWLWDTVFSIREAAVNNLKKLTEIFGSDWCRDEIIAKLLKFDSQLLENFVYRFTLLSALTELVPVISLTVVANQILPFISHLADDGVPNIRFNVAKSYAVIVESLIKGGAHYIDTINGTILPSLKKLTQDEDFDVKYFAKQSLNQCNELLK encoded by the coding sequence ATGGCAAGCGAGAGCGTTGAAGGGAAGGATCTTTATCCTTTGGCTCTGCTTATGGATGAATTAAAGCATGATGATATAGCTAACCGTGTTGAggcgatgaagaagctggatACTATTGCCACCGCTTTGGGTCctcaaagaacaagagatgAACTGATTCCCTTTTTGATGGAAGTAGCACAGGACGACGAGGACGAAGTTTTTGCAGTTTTGGCAGATGAATTGGGTCAATTTGTACCATATGTCGGGGGCCCGGAGTTTGCAACTGTGCTTTTACCACCTTTGGAGATCTTGGCATCCACTGAAGAGACCTTAGTTAGAGATAAGGCTGTCGGCTCATTGAATAAAATCGCAGAACAGCTGTCTCAGGAGCAACTTTTCCATGATTTTATTCCTTTAATTGAACATTTAGCAACGGCTGATTGGTTTTCATCGAAAGTCTCTTCCTGCGGGTTGTTCAAATCAGTTATTCCTAGAGTCAAAGATGATGGGCTGAGAAAGGAATTGTTGGCATTATATTTACAGATGGTCCAGGATGAGACCCCTATGGTGAGAAGAACAGCAGCAAAAAATCTGCCCGCTTTGATCGATTTGCTGACAGAGAATCCCGAACTATCGACTAATGAGGATTGGGATTACATCTCTAATATGTTTCAAAAAATAATCAATGATAGTCAGGACAGTGTGAAGTACTTGACAGtaaattgtttgatttcaatcttgaaatttttcaatacCAAAGGAGACCATTCACATAGTAAAGACCTATTAGACTCGGCGACAAAATTGATAGGCGATGAGGCTTGGAGAGTGCGTTATATGGCAGCAgacaaatttgaagaactggCAGCTCAATTTAGTGACAATGAAGCTTACATGGCTGAGTTGATTCAacctttcttgaatctttgTGAAGACAACGAGAGTGACGTTAGAAAGGCCATCGCCAAACAGGTTGCGGGATTCGCGAAGCTTTTGCAAGATCCATCTGACGTACTGACAAAAGTATTGCCAGCGGTTCAAAGTTTGAGTATGGATGAAAGTGAAGCAGTAAGGGCCTCTCTTGCCCTTACGGTCACCAATCTCGTCACACTCAtgtcaaaagaagaagcgaTTGATCATTTACTACCGATTTTATTGAATATGCTGAAGGATGAATTCCCAGACGTTCGTCTCAATATAATCGCTAATTTGAAGGCTGTGAATGACGTGATAGGTATTGATCTATTGTCCGAGTCTTTACTACCTGCCATCACAGAGCTAGCGAAGGACGTTAACTGGAGGGTTAGAATGGCAATCATCGATTACATCCCCATCCTTGCAGAACAATTAGGtgttcaattcttcgatcaaCAGTTGAGCGATTTATGTCTATCCTGGTTGTGGGACACTGTTTTCTCAATTAGAGAAGCTGCTGTTAACAATCTCAAGAAGCTCACAGAAATCTTCGGATCTGATTGGTGCCGTGATGAGATCATTGCCAAATTGTTAAAATTTGACTCTCAGTTGCTGGAAAACTTTGTTTACAGATTCACATTACTCTCTGCATTGACCGAGTTAGTTCCGGTCATCTCATTGACCGTTGTTGCGAACCAAATATTGCCCTTTATCTCTCATTTGGCCGACGACGGTGTACCAAACATAAGATTCAACGTCGCTAAATCTTACGCTGTTATAGTGGAAAGCCTAATCAAGGGCGGGGCCCATTACATTGATACAATAAACGGGACAATATTGCCGTcattaaagaaattgacTCAGGACGAAGATTTCGACGTCAAATATTTTGCCAAGCAAAGTCTGAATCAGTGCAACGAGTTACTTAAGTGA
- the NGL1 gene encoding RNA exonuclease (similar to Saccharomyces cerevisiae NGL1 (YOL042W); ancestral locus Anc_7.90), producing MFGRRFLPIKSITNSLPKSGSKRLIDDKFTFMTYNMLSPHYMWPQVYTYVPDEYKDWNYRHKLLEKEILNSYRADIMCLQELTASDYHQYWEEVIDRDFHYGSRFIAKPPPQYWQKDAKDVDGVGIFYNLNKFDYISSTSIHLNDLIGSFDLDELSYLKSKQVKLTDGAGNPKGEKTLLEILKSRNQVGLFVALKHKDTNTIFVVINTHLYWKYDEVKLTQCLIIMRKLAKIIRDLLVGEHGTTYNKMKVVFAGDLNSTRDSLLVKFLRGEVVRYENLDIVNPLRPYLNRCIYDDVSDDVFEHTCYSGKLKGIFDYIWYHDKDFELTKILTGAGVSKELEVSKQFGLPNANHPSDHIPVLVEFKIL from the coding sequence ATGTTTGGTCGTAGATTCCTGCCGATCAAATCTATTACCAACAGTTTGCCCAAGAGTGGTTCTAAGAGGTTaattgatgataaatttaCATTTATGACATACAACATGCTCTCACCGCACTATATGTGGCCTCAGGTTTATACCTATGTGCCAGACGAGTATAAGGATTGGAACTACAGACACAAATTGTTGGAGAAGGAGATCTTGAATTCTTATCGGGCTGATATTATGTGTCTGCAGGAGCTTACTGCGAGCGATTATCATCAGTATTGGGAAGAAGTTATTGACCGAGACTTTCACTATGGGTCGAGATTCATTGCCAAGCCTCCACCTCAGTACTGGCAGAAGGATGCCAAAGATGTGGATGGTGTTGGTATCTTTtacaatttgaacaagtttGACTACATTTCGTCTACTAGTATTCATTTAAATGACCTCATAGGTAGTTTTGATCTCGACGAATTGTCTTATTTGAAGAGTAAGCAAGTCAAATTGACAGATGGTGCAGGTAATCCAAAGGGGGAGAAAACATTACTagagattttaaagagTAGAAACCAGGTAGGGTTGTTTGTGGCCCTCAAACACAAGGATACCAACACTATATTCGTCGTGATAAACACTCATCTTTACTGGAAATACGACGAGGTTAAACTGACCCAATGCCTCATTATCATGAGAAAGCTGGCCAAGATTATCAGAGATTTGTTGGTCGGTGAACATGGTACCACTTACAACAAAATGAAAGTTGTATTCGCTGGTGATTTGAACTCTACCAGGGACTCACTACTGGTGAAGTTTCTGAGAGGTGAAGTTGTCAGATATGAGAATTTGGACATAGTCAATCCTCTGAGGCCATATCTGAATCGCTGCATCTACGACGATGTCTCTGATGACGTCTTTGAACATACTTGTTACTCAGGTAAATTGAAGGGTATTTTCGATTACATTTGGTACCATGACAAGGATTTTGAGTTGACCAAGATCCTAACGGGAGCTGGCGTCTCGAAAGAACTTGAGGTTTCGAAGCAATTTGGACTCCCTAATGCAAACCACCCTAGCGACCATATACCAGTGCTAGTGGAGTTCAAGATCCTGTGA
- the TDEL0H03610 gene encoding endonuclease III domain-containing protein (similar to Saccharomyces cerevisiae NTG1 (YAL015C) and NTG2 (YOL043C); ancestral locus Anc_7.89), with product MARLRPRKREHIEVGIDDERGEVKSKYFKTDPSVEKVKEEKSLLPIEEPVDVEWIKTLNSAEYFKWITKVTDDRPEHWNEPLNPDIFLNRPEGAPPLPENFIPIYTRVRLMRSKIKTPVDSVGCAAIPITVSAKCDISLDAISPKNYRLQLLVALMLSAQTKDELNAQAMLNLIRYCIDELHIPQGLTLEALLKIDEKVLVNLIRTVGFHNRKAHYVKQTAKILVEQFQSDIPTDLVGILSLPGVGPKMGLLALQRAWGKMDGIGVDVHVHRLCNMWGWVSKKCKTADHTRKDLESWLPKPLWYEINPLLVGFGQVICMSRGKRCDLCLANDICNDVDKKVMIKAAQEKRSDERMRKRPNRGDFSQWLDYLAKEDKSFKVIDSEEVAKPLDEGFALIKKDPDGDLT from the coding sequence ATGGCAAGATTAAGACCCAGAAAACGAGAGCATATAGAAGTTGGAATAGATGATGAGAGAGGGGAAGTAAAGTCGAAGTACTTCAAGACTGATCCAAGTGTTGAgaaagttaaagaagagaaatCATTACTGCCCATTGAGGAGCCTGTAGATGTTGAATGGATAAAGACCTTAAATTCTGCGGAATATTTTAAATGGATTACGAAAGTAACAGATGATAGACCTGAACACTGGAATGAACCTTTAAATCCTGATATTTTCCTCAATAGACCTGAAGGTGCGCCCCCCTTGCCGGAGAATTTCATTCCCATCTATACTAGAGTGCGACTGATGAGGtcaaagatcaagactCCAGTAGATTCAGTTGGATGTGCGGCCATACCAATCACAGTTAGTGCCAAATGTGACATTTCTCTAGATGCTATTTCACCGAAGAACTACAGATTGCAACTCCTGGTAGCATTGATGTTATCTGCGCAGACGAAGGATGAGTTGAATGCTCAGGCAATGTTGAACTTGATAAGGTATTGCATAGACGAGTTACACATACCACAAGGTCTCACTTTAGAGGCTTTACTCAAAATTGACGAGAAGGTCCTAGTAAATTTGATTAGAACCGTTGGGTTCCATAACAGAAAGGCGCATTACGTGAAACAGACTGCCAAAATTCTAGTTGAACAATTTCAGTCCGACATACCGACCGATCTCGTGGGGATTCTCTCACTGCCTGGTGTGGGGCCCAAGATGGGTTTACTGGCATTACAAAGAGCCTGGGGTAAGATGGACGGGATAGGCGTCGATGTTCACGTTCATAGGTTGTGCAATATGTGGGGATGGGTCTCTAAAAAATGTAAGACTGCGGACCATACCAGAAAAGATCTGGAAAGTTGGCTACCCAAGCCTCTTTGGTACGAGATCAATCCACTACTAGTTGGATTCGGTCAAGTCATCTGCATGTCTAGAGGGAAAAGATGTGATTTATGTCTGGCAAATGACATATGCAATGATGTTGATAAGAAGGTAATGATTAAAGCTGCTCAAGAGAAAAGGTCTGATGAGCGGATGCGCAAACGACCCAATAGAGGTGATTTCTCTCAATGGTTAGATTACCTGGCTAAAGAGgataaatctttcaaagtgaTAGACAGTGAGGAGGTAGCCAAACCACTGGATGAAGGGTTTGCGTTAATAAAGAAGGATCCAGATGGTGATCTAACGTGA
- the PEX15 gene encoding Pex15p (similar to Saccharomyces cerevisiae PEX15 (YOL044W); ancestral locus Anc_7.87) yields MSETKLDGGNGLPDGGASTVTTLEELLNDESFNYSASSIAFDEDTKYHECLTMFIAGDPERCLQKMYEYGLLSKESIQNNDKVFNLFQEACYAIGNFNRFGFRLQDVILENFTGDPQVLQCHLMNCTLASEISILNRYYRCSAKALLMEKPINEEKATGLEIQTRRTIARIGSRVRVPDEALEFQQLIGTYIFTIQIKLLQKTPSFSLYKKLCDRIPNLSDQLKKWPSTYKEKTIEGQILSQLEHMYSKAKKQHQRRRTNSAAISESVKPSTQVTAKKDKLQRPVNWLSLWHKYFSRMNLSRQNLLFLLIFLLISLQITKKLVKFPIFFTQFSRKILIQLKSILSLLSSV; encoded by the coding sequence ATGAGTGAAACCAAACTGGATGGCGGTAATGGGTTGCCAGACGGAGGTGCCTCAACAGTAACGACTTTGGAAGAGCTACTTAATGACGAGTCCTTCAATTACTCCGCTAGCTCCATAGCTTTTGATGAGGATACGAAATATCATGAATGTCTAACGATGTTTATTGCCGGCGACCCCGAACGATGTCTTCAGAAGATGTACGAATATGGACTTCTATCCAAAGAATCAATACAAAATAATGACAAAGTGTTTAATTTGTTCCAAGAAGCATGTTATGCCATAGGCAACTTTAATCGGTTTGGATTCAGGTTACAAGATGTAATTCTAGAAAATTTCACAGGAGACCCCCAGGTACTCCAATGTCACTTGATGAATTGCACTTTGGCATCAGAGATTTCCATACTCAACAGATACTACAGATGTTCGGCCAAAGCTCTATTAATGGAGAAGCCTATAAATGAAGAGAAGGCTACTGGTCTCGAGATCCAGACGAGGAGAACGATCGCGAGGATTGGTTCAAGAGTTAGAGTTCCAGATGAAGCACTGGAGTTTCAGCAACTAATTGGAACCTATATCTTTACAATCCAAATCAAACTACTTCAGAAAACTCCATCCTTTTCCCTGTACAAAAAGCTCTGCGACAGGATACCCAACTTATCTGATCAACTCAAGAAATGGCCGAGCACttacaaggaaaagactATCGAGGGCCAAATATTGTCGCAACTCGAGCATATGTACTCAAAAGCTAAGAAACAACACCAACGGCGTCGGACTAATTCTGCTGCCATTTCTGAATCAGTCAAACCTTCAACGCAAGTCACAgcaaagaaggataaacTACAAAGACCGGTCAATTGGCTGTCCCTCTGGCACAAATATTTTAGCAGGATGAACCTTTCTAGGCAAAATCTACTATTTCTACTAATTTTCCTACTAATTTCGCTGCAAATCACCAAGAAACTGGTCAAATtcccaatttttttcacccAATTTTCAAGGAAAATACTCATACAGCTCAAGAGTATATTGAGCCTACTCTCTAGCGTATAA